Proteins found in one Takifugu rubripes chromosome 17, fTakRub1.2, whole genome shotgun sequence genomic segment:
- the polr1e gene encoding DNA-directed RNA polymerase I subunit RPA49 isoform X2, with protein sequence MYKNTDEINPRKKHRRILVAESERLSYVGSNFGEASLKCNNLCKYYVGVLNKKTMQMEVHSAQVFNLCPIIPGETVETTKAQDTSLSYRDKVDSLVEAFGTSKQKRSLNSRRLNQVCSETLHHAVAKAADTVIEQKGLEALQQEVAESQEELALHLPPCYADADTPENVYLFEDLLSPAEFEALEEGGAKMAALTPEELQKMRDDRQCLCAVNILENMQTAGEEMRDKMSRCAYYLSLLLKLAQQKYVARKFGKEQGCPRIIQSKLFRNFTVETFNNGRVQNFVTSSMHSKLAAYCLALLLHVGHMTADLTLLHRDLGITEARMIEVAKSMRLTLIRPPRVQDPEAGLQDTNAHKQAALVLPLVSYEQFRDRPKRRKMR encoded by the exons ATGTacaaaaacacagatgagaTAAACCCAAGAAAAAAGCACCGACGGATACTG GTTGCAGAATCAGAGCGATTGTCCTATGTTGGAAGTAATTTTGGAGAAGCTTCCTTGAAATGCAACAACCTTTGCAA GTATTATGTTGGGGTGTTGAACAAGAAAACCATGCAAATGGAGGTGCATAGTGCGCAGGTCTTCAACTTGTGCCCTATTATACCAG GTGAAACAGTAGAGACAACAAAGGCTCAGGACACTTCGTTGTCATACAGAGACAAG GTTGACTCGTTGGTTGAGGCTTTTGGCACCAGCAAACAGAAGAGATCTCTGAACTCACGCAGGCTGAACCAGGTGTGCAGCGAAACTCTGCACCACGCAGTGGCTAAAGCTGCCGACACCGTGATTGAGCAGAAGGGACTGGAAG CTTTGCAACAAGAAGTGGCCGAGTCGCAGGAAGAGCTGGCTCTCCACCTGCCCCCCTGCTATGCTGACGCTGACACCCCCGAGAACGTCTACCTATTTGAAGATC TTCTGAGTCCAGCTGAGTTTGAAGCTCTGGAGGAGGGTGGAGCCAAGATGGCAGCCCTGACCcctgaggagctgcagaagatgaGAGATGACAGACA GTGTCTGTGTGCTGTGAACATTCTTGAGAATATGCAAACTGCTGGTGAAGAGATGAGGGATAAAATGTCACGCTGTGCATATTACCTCTCACTGCTCCTCAAGCTGGCGCAGCAGAAATATGTTGCTCGAAAGT TTGGGAAGGAGCAAGGCTGTCCTCGCATCATTCAGAGCAAACTGTTCAGAAACTTCACTGTGGAGACTTTCAACAATGGCAG AGTCCAGAACTTTGTAACTTCATCCATGCATTCAAAATTAGCAGCCTACTGTCTGGCCCTGCTGCTGCatgtgggtcacatgaccgctGACCTCACCTTACTACATCGTGATCTGGGAATCACAGAGGCCAG AATGATCGAAGTAGCAAAGTCTATGAGACTGACTCTAATTAGACCGCCTCGGGTCCAGGATCCCGAGGCTGGACTGCaagacacaaacgcacacaaacaGGCCGCCCTCGTTCTTCCCCTGGTCTCATACGAACAGTTCAGGGACAGACCGAAACGTCGGAAAATGCGCTAA
- the uba6 gene encoding ubiquitin-like modifier-activating enzyme 6: MATESMEIDDSLYSRQRYVLGDNAMHQMAQSSVFLSGMGGLGIEIAKNIVLAGVKAVTLHDTKVCETWDLGSNFFIRKDDVSSQKMRVEAVCSRVAELNPYVHVDISSSILDNNTDLRFLQKYQCVILTEATICLQKRVNDFCHSQQPPIKFLSCDAFGVCVRVFCDFGDEFVVSDPTGEEPKEIFIQNITQSNPGVVTCMDNRPHGLQTGQSVVFREVNGMEELNGTVQHVSEVLSPHSFAIGDTSQLQPYAHGGFVFLMKTPKTCRFETLERQLSDPQVLTPDLSKPEAPLQIHAAMLALDTFQEEHNRLPNIGCLQDAEVLLKLTEEVNATLGNNVSVNAELVRCLSRTARGTVPPLTAAVGGLASQEVLKAITGKFAPLQQWFYLDAMEILRPLHSVSPEEFLPRGDRYDGLRACIGESLCQELHKLRVFMVGCGAIGCEMLKNFSLLGVGLSKSSGEVCITDPDLIEKSNLNRQFLFRPHHIQKSKSTTAAEATYDINPDLQVEAHLNKVCPATESIYNDSFFSRMNVVVTALDNVEARRYVDSRCVSNQRPLLDSGTMGTKGHTEIIVPNLTESYNSHRDPPEEEIPFCTLKSFPSVIEHTIQWARDKFENAFVHKPSMYNSFWQNHPSPEVVLQRMKAGESLEGSFQVIKLLNRRPSQWEQCIAVGRLKFEKYFKRKALQLLHSFPLDTRLKDGSLFWQSPKRPPTPVEFDLKDPLHFAFVVSTARLFAAIYNISYSTQDLSEEVVASILSEVRIPEYSPLDKSVETDETAKKPDLIKMPVNSEEEREAITHLEQAISTCGITSERLQMNPQQFEKDDDNNGHVDFVASASALRARVYSIEPADRLKTKRIAGKIIPAIATATAAVAGLVALELIKVVGCQEFESFRNCFFNLAIPVVVLTEPAKVKKTMIRSNIYFSIWDCWTILGHEDFTLSDFMNAVREKYGIEPTMVVHGVKMLYVPVMPGHSKRLKLTMQKLIKPSLDRRYVDLTVSFAPEADDEDDLPGPPVRYYFSSHETP; encoded by the exons ATGGCCACAGAATCTATGGAGATTGATGATTCTCTTTACAG CCGCCAGCGATATGTGTTGGGAGACAATGCTATGCATCAGATGGCTCAGTCCTCTGTCTTTCTCAGTGGAATGGGAGGACTGGGAATTGAGATAG CAAAGAATATTGTTTTGGCGGGTGTGAAG GCGGTCACTCTTCATGACACAAAGGTGTGCGAGACCTGGGACCTTGGCTCGAATTTTTTTATCCGTAAGGATGATGTGTCGAGCCAGAAAATGAG GGTGGAAGCAGTTTGCAGTCGTGTGGCGGAGTTGAACCCTTATGTCCATGTCGACATATCATCATCTATTTTAGACAACAATACTGATCTTAGATTTCTCCAAAAGTATCAG TGTGTTATTCTGACTGAAGCCACAATCTGCTTACAGAAGAGAGTGAATGACTTTTGCCACTCGCAACAACCACCCATAAAA TTCCTCAGCTGTGACGCATTTGGCGTTTGTGTGAGGGTGTTTTGTGATTTCGGAGATGAGTTTGTGGTGTCGGACCCAACAGGAGAGGAGCCCAAGGAGATATTCATCCAAAATATCACTCAG AGCAATCCTGGGGTGGTAACCTGCATGGACAACCGACCACATGGCCTGCAGACTGGCCAGAGTGTTGTCTTCAGAGAGGTTAATGGCATGGAGGAATTGAACGGCACTGTGCAACATGTTTCAG AAGTCCTCTCTCCGCACAGTTTTGCAATAGGAGACACATCCCAGCTGCAGCCTTATGCACACGGaggatttgtttttctcatgaaaACACCAAAGACGTGCAGATTT GAGACTCTGGAAAGGCAGCTGAGTGATCCTCAGGTCCTGACTCCGGACCTGAGTAAGCCAGAG GCCCCACTACAAATCCATGCTGCCATGTTGGCATTGGACACATTCCAGGAAGAGCACAATCGACTTCCCAACATTGG GTGTTTACAGGATGCTGAGGTTTTATTGAAGCTAACTGAAGAGGTCAACGCAACTCTCGGGAATAAT GTTTCTGTGAATGCTGAGCTGGTGCGATGTTTGTCAAGAACGGCGAGGGGAACTGTTCCTCCGCTAACAGCAGCCGTGGGTGGCTTAGCCAGCCAAGAAGTTCTTAAAGCCATCACAGGGAAGTTTGCACCACTGCAGCAATGG TTCTATCTCGATGCCATGGAGATTCTCAGGCCACTTCATTCAGTCTCACCTGAGGAGTTTTTACCCCGTGGTGATCGCTATGATGGATTACGTGCTTGCATTGGAGAATCGTTGTGTCAAGAACTACACAAGCTGAGGGTATTTATG GTGGGCTGCGGAGCGATCGGCTGTGAGATGTTGAAAAACTTCTCACTGCTCGGAGTGGGATTGTCTAAGAGTTCAGGGGAG GTGTGCATCACAGATCCAGACCTTATAGAAAAGTCCAATCTCAATCGTCAGTTTCTCTTCAGACCTCATCATATACAG AAATCAAAGAGTACAACAGCTGCAGAAGCTACGTACGACATCAACCCAGACTTGCAGGTGGAAGCTCATCTCAATAAAGTGTGTCCAGCTACCGAGAGCATCTACAACGATTCTTTCTTCTCCCGTATGAATGTTGTTGTAACCGCACTGGACAACGTGGAGGCTCGCAGATATGTAGACAG cCGCTGCGTTTCTAATCAGAGACCTCTTTTGGATTCTGGCACCATGGGAACTAAAGGACACACAGAAATCATCGTGCCTAATTTGACAGAGTCCTACAACAGCCAT AGAGACCCCCCAGAAGAGGAGATCCCGTTCTGCACGCTAAAGTCTTTCCCTTCTGTCATCGAGCACACCATTCAGTGGGCGAGAGATAAA TTTGAGAACGCATTTGTCCACAAGCCCTCCATGTACAACTCCTTCTGGCAGAACCATCCTTCTCCTGAAGTGGTGCTACAG AGAATGAAGGCTGGGGAAAGTCTGGAGGGGTCCTTTCAAGTCATCAAGCTGCTAAACAGACGCCCAAGCCAGTGGGAGCAGTGTATCGCTGTTGGCCGTCTAAAATTTGAAAAGTACTTTAAGAGGAag GCCCTACAACTTTTGCACTCTTTTCCGCTCGACACGAGGTTAAAAGACGGAA GTTTGTTTTGGCAGTCACCCAAGAGACCTCCGACACCTGTTGAATTCGACCTAAAGGACCCGTT gCACTTTGCCTTTGTTGTCAGCACCGCTCGTCTTTTTGCGGCGATTTACAACATCTCATACTCGACACAG GATCTGTCTGAGGAGGTGGTGGCCAGCATACTGTCAGAGGTCAGGATTCCAGAGTACAGCCCCTTAGACAAG AGTGTTGAGACAGACGAGACGGCAAAGAAGCCTGATCTGATCAAGATGCCCGTGAACagtgaagaggagagggaggccatTACTCATCTGGAACAGGCCATTTCTACTTGTGGCATCACATCAG AGAGGTTGCAGATGAACCCCCAGCAGTTTGAAAAGGACGATGACAACAATGGCCACGTGGACTTTGTTGCATCAGCGTCTGCTCTGAGAGCCAGAGTTTATTCCATCGAGCCAGCTGACAGACTCAAGACCAAACGCATCGCTGGCAAGATCATTCCTGCTATTGCCACAGCAACGGCCGCCGTTGCTGGATTG GTGGCTCTGGAACTAATCAAGGTGGTTGGATGCCAAGAGTTTGAATCTTTCAGAAACTGCTTCTTCAATTTGGCCATCCCAGTAGTAGTGCTGACGGAGCCTGCCAAAGTTAAAAAGACAATGATCAG AAGCAACATTTACTTCTCTATCTGGGACTGTTGGACCATTTTAGGCCATGAGGATTTTACTCTGTCAGACTTCATGAATGCTGTCAGG GAAAAGTATGGGATTGAGCCGACGATGGTCGTTCATGGTGTGAAGATGCTTTATGTGCCTGTGATGCCTGGCCACTCCAAGAGACTCAAGCTAAC GATGCAGAAGTTGATCAAACCCTCATTGGACCGCCGCTACGTTGACCTCACCGTGTCCTTTGCCCCAGAGGCAGACGATGAAGACGACCTCCCCGGTCCTCCGGTCAGATACTACTTCAGCAGCCATGAGACACCCTGA
- the grhprb gene encoding glyoxylate reductase/hydroxypyruvate reductase, translating to MAMLCSRTALRRLQPICVSQLKVAEGLTSSTPREMSTLPRVYVTRQIPPEGLKILRESGKVQFELWDSDDISVPRKELLQRVRGVDGLLCVLTEKIDAELLDAAGPNLKVLSTMSVGFDHLSLDQLKKRGIRVGYTPEVLTDSVAELTVALLLTTSRRLVEATHEAKTGGWGTWRTLWLCGYELANSTVGILGLGRIGVAIAERLAPFKVKKFIYTDVAPRPELASIINAEYVSFDELAKQSDFLAVCCALTPETKEICNKNLFSKMKNTSIFINTSRGGVVNQEDLYQALSTGQIAAAGLDVTVPEPLPTNHPLFTLKNCVILPHIASASYTTRNAMSALAANNLLLGLQGEPMIKELKL from the exons ATGGCAATGTTGTGCAGTCGGACAGCGCTGCGTCGGCTCCAGCCGATCTGCGTTTCTCAGCTGAAAGTGGCAGAGGGTCTTACGAGTAGTACGCCAAGGGAGATGTCAACACTGCCACGGGTGTATGTGACCCGGCAGATCCCACCCGAGGGCTTGAAGATCCTCCGTGAATCTGGAAA GGTGCAGTTCGAGCTGTGGGACTCCGATGACATCTCTGTGCCCaggaaggagctgctgcagagggtcAGAGGTGTTGACGGCCTCCTCTGTGTGCTGACTGAGAAGATCGATGCAGAGTTGTTGGATGCTGCAG GTCCAAACCTAAAGGTGCTCAGTACCATGTCTGTAGGTTTCGACCACCTCTCCTTGGATCAGTTGAAGAAAAG AGGAATCCGTGTTGGTTACACCCCTGAAGTTCTGACTGATTCTGTTGCAGAGCTGACTGTGGCCCTCCTGCTCACGACCTCTAGGCGGCTCGTAGAGGCCACACATGAAGCCAAGAC TGGGGGGTGGGGCACATGGAGAACTCTGTGGCTGTGTGGATACGAGTTAGCCAACAGCACTGTGGGTATCCTGGGCCTGGGGAGGATTG GTGTGGCCATCGCTGAGCGTCTGGCACCTTTCAAAGTCAAGAAGTTTATCTACACAGATGTGGCCCCCAGGCCTGAACTAGCTAGCATCATCAACGCAGAGTACG TGTCTTTTGACGAACTGGCGAAGCAGTCGGATTTTCTGGCCGTATGTTGCGCTTTAACGCCAGAAACAAAGGAGATCTGCAACAAGAACCTCTTCtccaaaatgaaaaacacatccATTTTCATCAACACGAGCCG GGGCGGCGTGgtgaaccaggaagacctgtaTCAGGCGCTGTCCACTGGCCAGATCGCTGCAGCCGGTTTGGACGTCACCGTCCCTGAGCCCCTGCCCACTAATCACCCTCTTTTTACACTCAAAAACTGCG TCATCCTCCCACATATCGCCAGCGCGTCCTATACTACCCGAAATGCGATGTCGGCGCTGGCAGCAAACAACCTCCTCCTCGGCCTTCAGGGTGAGCCCATGATCAAGGAACTCAAACTGTAA
- the zbtb5 gene encoding LOW QUALITY PROTEIN: zinc finger and BTB domain-containing protein 5 (The sequence of the model RefSeq protein was modified relative to this genomic sequence to represent the inferred CDS: deleted 1 base in 1 codon) → MDFPGHFEQIFQQLNYQRVHGQLWDCVIVVGSRHFKAHRSVLAACSTHFRALFTVAEGDASMNMIQLDSEVVTAEAFAALVDMMYTSTLMLGESNVMDILLAASHLHLNNVVKACKHYLTTRTLPMSPASERSTLHHPQQEPQRLRQQQVTDLATNPPGASNANLAPNTATSKLQRSFLLQQLGLSLVSSALGGMEVDSVENAGSREGIEQRASFPIRRFHKRKPSMTMALSEERPRQRQRPSTPNTGMLGDGGAHARREEGALLSPDSHKIGDGSKLESTIAGQVRLSQEDPQMPSQSDSGHCDGEELGRMQVGVNKEEDMEEQDHGGSRAGVKIKSAVEEDAKEQKVVIKREPLSSPEPTDETSDVTSQAEGSDPAEPRGHDEEEKAELSPQSSDRSFTSEPRPSSESLLQPREQLHLKSSLGGGAGVAGGFVCSNGLAAKAAFTISSFLGPKDFRSGETGLVAGEDELPNTTTGDTLKHHFLMRQEAGGLSSSTPSSLLQAGPLEAESRTGNLQPDSFFLRSVHEGLGDARGSAGGGNGGHEGEYPFALDFQHSNLGLHSLGRHSRGGGGRDRTGTGLSGLQTHCPKNGFPSRRGRNKRRSAGCHRSFIKLGEPPASKQVWRYEMSGSRPTSLPPQLTRASADVLSKCKKALSEHNVLVVEGARKYACKICCKTFLTLTDCKKHIRVHTGEKPYACLKCGKRFSQSSHLYKHSKTTCLRWQNSSSTLL, encoded by the exons ATGGACTTCCCAGGTCACTTTGAGCAGATCTTTCAGCAGCTCAACTACCAGCGTGTCCATGGTCAGTTGTGGGATTGTGTCATTGTGGTGGGCAGCAGACACTTCAAGGCCCACCGCTCTGTGCTGGCAGCCTGTAGCACCCATTTCAGAGCCCTGTTCACTGTGGCAGAAGGAGACGCCAGCATGAATATGATCCAGCTGGATAGTGAG GTGGTGACCGCAGAGGCTTTTGCCGCACTGGTTGACATGATGTACACCTCCACCCTGATGCTAGGGGAGAGCAATGTCATGGACATCCTGCTCGCCGCCTCACATCTTCACCTCAACAATGTGGTCAAGGCCTGCAAACATTACCTGACCACACGCACGCTGCCCATGTCCCCTGCATCGGAGAGATCCACCCTTCATCACCCTCAGCAGGAGCCGCAGAGGCTCAGGCAGCAGCAAGTAACGGATTTAGCGACGAACCCCCCTGGAGCGAGTAACGCTAACCTGGCGCCAAACACCGCCACTTCGAAACTGCAGCgctctttcctcctgcagcagttgGGACTTAGCTTGGTGAGCTCGGCACTGGGCGGGATGGAAGTGGACAGTGTTGAAAATGCGGGCTCCAGGGAGGGGATCGAACAGAGAGCCTCGTTCCCCATCCGACGCTTCCACAAACGGAAGCCCTCTATGACCATGGCTTTGTCAGAGGAGAGGCCCAGACAAAGGCAACGGCCCTCCACTCCTAACACGGGCATGCTAGGAGACGGAGGGGCGCATGCACGGCGAGAGGAAGGAGCATTACTGTCCCCAGACTCCCACAAGATAGGGGATGGATCCAAATTAGAAAGCACAATTGCAGGCCAAGTTAGGTTGTCCCAAGAAGACCCTCAGATGCCAAGTCAGTCGGACAGCGGACACTGTGATGGGGAGGAGTTGGGGAGAATGCAGGTTGGGGTGAACAaagaggaggacatggaggagcaggaccatgggggcagcagagctggagtGAAGATCAAGTCTGCGGTGGAGGAGGATGCCAAAGAACAGAAG GTGGTGATTAAACGAGAGCCGCTGAGTTCCCCCGAGCCGACCGATGAGACCAGCGATGTGACCTCACAGGCTGAGGGCAGCGATCCAGCTGAGCCCCGAGGCCacgatgaggaggaaaaagctGAGCTCAGCCCTCAGAGCAGCGACCGCAGCTTTACTTCCGAACCTCGGCCGAGCTCCGAATCACTGCTGCAGCccagagagcagcttcatctcAAAAGCAGTCTGGGAGGGGGCGCCGGCGTCGCAGGGGGCTTCGTCTGCAGTAACGGCCTGGCTGCTAAAGCTGCTTTCACTATTTCTTCTTTCCTCGGACCCAAAGATTTCAGGAGTGGTGAGACAGGATTGGTTGCTGGAGAAGATGAGCTCCCGAACACAACAACTGGCGATACACTCAAACATCACTTTCTAATGAGGCAGGAAGCTGGCGGACTATCAAGCTCcaccccttcctctcttctgcaGGCAGGTCCGCTGGAAGCCGAGAGTCGAACCGGCAACCTACAGCCCGATTCCTTTTTTCTCCGGTCTGTTCATGAGGGTTTAGGGGATGCTAGAGGAAGTGCAGGAGGTGGTAACGGAGGACATGAAGGAGAATACCCTTTTGCTTTGGATTTCCAGCACTCCAATCTGGGGCTTCACTCCTTGGGCCGCCATtcccgagggggggggggacgtgacCGTACAGGGACTGGGTTATCCGGGCTACAGACGCATTGCCCCAAAAATGGCTTCCCATCGAGGAGAGGAAGGAATAAACGGCGTTCTGCAGGATGCCACCGCTCCTTCATCAAGCTTGGCGAGCCCCCTGCTTCTAAACAAGTGTGGCGG TATGAGATGAGCGGCAGTAGACCCacttccctccccccccagcTGACCCGAGCGTCAGCTGACGTCCTGTCCAAGTGCAAGAaggccctgtcggagcataacgTGTTGGTGGTGGAGGGCGCTCGAAAGTATGCCTGCAAAATCTGCTGCAagaccttcctcaccctcaccgACTGCAAGAAACACATCCGAGTCCACACGGGAGAGAAGCCGTACGCCTGTCTGAAGTGTGGGAAGCGCTTCAGTCAGTCCTCACACCTGTACAAACACTCTAAGACCACCTGTCTGCGCTGGCAGAACAGTAGCAGCACTCTGCTGTAG
- the polr1e gene encoding DNA-directed RNA polymerase I subunit RPA49 isoform X1 translates to MAASCSFVRCGDEKDSDKVAIVRFSNGSVKNADRLDFTMYKNTDEINPRKKHRRILVAESERLSYVGSNFGEASLKCNNLCKYYVGVLNKKTMQMEVHSAQVFNLCPIIPGETVETTKAQDTSLSYRDKVDSLVEAFGTSKQKRSLNSRRLNQVCSETLHHAVAKAADTVIEQKGLEALQQEVAESQEELALHLPPCYADADTPENVYLFEDLLSPAEFEALEEGGAKMAALTPEELQKMRDDRQCLCAVNILENMQTAGEEMRDKMSRCAYYLSLLLKLAQQKYVARKFGKEQGCPRIIQSKLFRNFTVETFNNGRVQNFVTSSMHSKLAAYCLALLLHVGHMTADLTLLHRDLGITEARMIEVAKSMRLTLIRPPRVQDPEAGLQDTNAHKQAALVLPLVSYEQFRDRPKRRKMR, encoded by the exons ATGGCTGCGTCCTGCTCATTCGTGCGCTGCGGCGATGAGAAAGATTCCGATAAAGTCGCTattg TCCGATTTTCAAATGGAAGTGTCAAAAATGCAGACAGACTAGATTTCACAATGTacaaaaacacagatgagaTAAACCCAAGAAAAAAGCACCGACGGATACTG GTTGCAGAATCAGAGCGATTGTCCTATGTTGGAAGTAATTTTGGAGAAGCTTCCTTGAAATGCAACAACCTTTGCAA GTATTATGTTGGGGTGTTGAACAAGAAAACCATGCAAATGGAGGTGCATAGTGCGCAGGTCTTCAACTTGTGCCCTATTATACCAG GTGAAACAGTAGAGACAACAAAGGCTCAGGACACTTCGTTGTCATACAGAGACAAG GTTGACTCGTTGGTTGAGGCTTTTGGCACCAGCAAACAGAAGAGATCTCTGAACTCACGCAGGCTGAACCAGGTGTGCAGCGAAACTCTGCACCACGCAGTGGCTAAAGCTGCCGACACCGTGATTGAGCAGAAGGGACTGGAAG CTTTGCAACAAGAAGTGGCCGAGTCGCAGGAAGAGCTGGCTCTCCACCTGCCCCCCTGCTATGCTGACGCTGACACCCCCGAGAACGTCTACCTATTTGAAGATC TTCTGAGTCCAGCTGAGTTTGAAGCTCTGGAGGAGGGTGGAGCCAAGATGGCAGCCCTGACCcctgaggagctgcagaagatgaGAGATGACAGACA GTGTCTGTGTGCTGTGAACATTCTTGAGAATATGCAAACTGCTGGTGAAGAGATGAGGGATAAAATGTCACGCTGTGCATATTACCTCTCACTGCTCCTCAAGCTGGCGCAGCAGAAATATGTTGCTCGAAAGT TTGGGAAGGAGCAAGGCTGTCCTCGCATCATTCAGAGCAAACTGTTCAGAAACTTCACTGTGGAGACTTTCAACAATGGCAG AGTCCAGAACTTTGTAACTTCATCCATGCATTCAAAATTAGCAGCCTACTGTCTGGCCCTGCTGCTGCatgtgggtcacatgaccgctGACCTCACCTTACTACATCGTGATCTGGGAATCACAGAGGCCAG AATGATCGAAGTAGCAAAGTCTATGAGACTGACTCTAATTAGACCGCCTCGGGTCCAGGATCCCGAGGCTGGACTGCaagacacaaacgcacacaaacaGGCCGCCCTCGTTCTTCCCCTGGTCTCATACGAACAGTTCAGGGACAGACCGAAACGTCGGAAAATGCGCTAA